In a genomic window of Nostoc sp. UHCC 0870:
- a CDS encoding ArsR/SmtB family transcription factor: MPHELLAIEKAQRMADFFSFLGDANRLRILSFLSNKELCVSDLATLLEMSESAVSHQLRNLRAMRLVTYRKQGRNVFYSLHDNHIFHLYHAVAEHLDEKDE; the protein is encoded by the coding sequence ATGCCACATGAGTTACTCGCAATAGAAAAAGCTCAACGTATGGCAGATTTTTTTAGTTTTTTGGGAGATGCTAATCGCCTCAGAATTCTCTCGTTTTTATCCAATAAAGAGCTTTGTGTGAGTGATTTAGCTACTTTGTTAGAAATGAGTGAATCGGCTGTTTCTCATCAGCTACGCAACTTACGAGCCATGCGTTTAGTGACGTATCGTAAACAAGGACGCAATGTATTTTATAGTCTTCATGACAATCATATCTTTCATCTTTATCACGCTGTAGCTGAACATTTAGATGAAAAGGATGAATAA
- a CDS encoding metal ABC transporter substrate-binding protein, whose translation MRKESITRKGILSFITLLMLSVTVGCNSSNQIEETSAQQSPQAKEAASTPVAQSPKIKVVTTFLPMYLFTKAVAGDAAEVGILISPGTEVHDYQATPDNVKAIATADVLVKNGLGLEVFLENTIKNAQNSQLKQIDASAGIKPLNEISPVVKATKGKKGHDHNHAHDHAEGNPHVWLDPVLVKQQVTNIRDGLIAADPGNKATYEANASAYIQQLANLNTEFQQRLQKTPNCTFVTFHDAYPYLAQRYNLKQVAVVQIPEDQLSPVDIQNTIKAVKSYNVKALFSEPGVDNKLLTSLSQDLKLTLGSLNPLETGEKNPQYYFQAMKANLQTIETACK comes from the coding sequence ATGAGAAAAGAGAGTATAACAAGAAAAGGCATCCTGTCCTTTATCACCTTGCTAATGTTGTCAGTTACAGTTGGTTGTAACTCATCCAACCAGATTGAAGAGACATCTGCTCAACAGTCACCACAGGCGAAGGAAGCTGCGTCTACGCCTGTAGCGCAGTCACCAAAAATCAAGGTTGTCACAACATTTTTACCGATGTATTTATTTACAAAGGCTGTAGCTGGAGATGCAGCAGAGGTAGGTATATTAATATCTCCAGGGACGGAAGTACATGATTACCAAGCAACACCAGATAATGTCAAAGCGATCGCTACAGCAGATGTTTTAGTCAAAAATGGGTTGGGATTAGAGGTATTTCTGGAAAATACCATCAAAAATGCCCAAAATTCTCAATTGAAGCAAATTGATGCTAGTGCGGGAATTAAACCCTTGAATGAAATCTCACCCGTGGTGAAAGCCACAAAAGGTAAAAAAGGCCACGACCATAACCATGCTCATGATCATGCTGAGGGTAATCCTCACGTTTGGTTAGATCCAGTGTTGGTAAAACAGCAGGTAACAAATATTCGCGATGGCTTAATTGCAGCTGACCCAGGGAATAAAGCTACCTATGAGGCTAATGCTAGTGCTTACATTCAACAATTAGCAAATCTAAATACGGAATTTCAGCAGAGATTACAAAAAACTCCTAACTGCACCTTTGTCACCTTTCATGATGCTTATCCCTACCTAGCTCAACGTTATAACCTCAAACAAGTAGCAGTAGTGCAAATTCCTGAAGATCAACTTTCTCCAGTAGATATACAAAATACTATCAAAGCGGTGAAAAGTTACAACGTAAAAGCTTTATTTAGTGAACCAGGAGTAGACAACAAATTACTTACTAGTCTTTCCCAAGACCTGAAGTTAACCTTGGGTTCATTAAATCCTTTAGAAACTGGCGAAAAAAACCCGCAGTATTATTTCCAAGCGATGAAAGCTAACTTACAAACCATAGAAACAGCCTGTAAGTAG
- a CDS encoding TspO/MBR family protein gives MSQSNNSGILENFVNTVMGVKTLNQKQFPDTSIATTQELDVRAVLVYKIGTILQIVVMILVLLGMEKLVLSIDNNSSLPSWFSTLLTGLFFALLSIRSRIFSLLDNTRSRQTYDQIIRPKWAPPPLAFPIVWMIIAVLRVISSILVWQQMNHQFLVLPLILFVVHLALGDTWNTIFTVERRLGAAVPVVILGPWLSAVVVTTIYWQTNPIAGMILSFSCVWLTVAAVLVLRIWQLNGSEPLYPVKLTPVEK, from the coding sequence ATGAGTCAATCCAATAATAGTGGAATACTTGAAAATTTTGTCAATACAGTGATGGGGGTAAAAACTCTTAATCAAAAACAGTTTCCAGATACATCAATAGCTACTACACAAGAACTAGATGTCAGAGCAGTTTTAGTTTATAAAATAGGGACTATCCTGCAAATAGTAGTCATGATTCTTGTGTTGCTGGGAATGGAAAAATTAGTTTTATCGATTGATAATAATTCTTCTTTGCCCAGTTGGTTTAGCACTTTATTGACTGGATTATTTTTTGCTCTATTAAGTATCCGTTCAAGAATTTTTTCTCTTTTAGATAATACCCGTTCTCGTCAAACTTATGACCAGATAATCAGACCAAAATGGGCCCCTCCACCTTTAGCATTTCCCATAGTTTGGATGATAATTGCCGTTTTGCGGGTAATTTCTTCTATATTGGTTTGGCAGCAAATGAATCACCAGTTTTTAGTGCTACCTTTAATTTTGTTTGTAGTACATCTGGCTTTAGGGGATACTTGGAATACAATTTTTACTGTAGAACGGAGATTAGGTGCAGCTGTTCCTGTAGTGATTTTAGGTCCTTGGTTATCTGCTGTAGTGGTGACAACAATTTATTGGCAAACTAATCCTATAGCGGGAATGATTTTATCATTTTCTTGTGTCTGGCTAACTGTAGCGGCTGTATTGGTATTGAGAATTTGGCAATTAAATGGATCTGAGCCATTGTATCCTGTAAAACTAACACCTGTGGAGAAATAA
- a CDS encoding metal ABC transporter ATP-binding protein — MTSPVLKVEGLTVYQGNYLAVRDVSFELIPGTDTAIVGPNGAGKSTLVKAVLDLIPRSAGKIEIFGLSITRLGHLRHLLGYMPQNFVFDRSFPISVKELVGLGWVATGRNNYSFFSKLRSEPREKSVAVAEALRRTDAYHLQNQAIGTLSGGQLKRVLLAYCLVIPRKLLVLDEAFAGIDMQGAADFYALLNELKQEENWTVLQVSHDIDMVNRHCDRVLCLNQTVVCTGQPEIALSPQNLLATYGPGFSRYQHHH, encoded by the coding sequence GTGACATCCCCTGTTCTCAAAGTTGAGGGATTAACTGTATATCAAGGTAATTATTTAGCGGTAAGGGATGTTTCCTTTGAGTTAATACCGGGAACTGACACAGCTATAGTTGGGCCAAATGGTGCGGGTAAAAGTACATTAGTCAAAGCAGTGTTAGATTTGATTCCCCGCAGTGCTGGAAAGATTGAAATTTTTGGTCTTTCTATAACTAGATTAGGGCATTTACGCCATCTTTTAGGCTATATGCCGCAAAATTTTGTCTTTGATCGCAGCTTTCCTATTTCGGTCAAAGAGTTAGTAGGTTTAGGATGGGTAGCCACAGGTAGAAATAACTATTCATTTTTCTCTAAACTACGAAGTGAACCCAGGGAAAAATCTGTAGCAGTAGCCGAAGCTTTAAGGAGAACAGATGCTTATCACTTGCAGAATCAAGCTATTGGGACACTGAGTGGTGGTCAATTAAAGCGAGTTTTGCTAGCTTACTGTTTAGTTATCCCTAGGAAACTATTGGTACTCGATGAAGCCTTTGCTGGAATTGATATGCAAGGTGCAGCAGATTTTTATGCGTTGCTGAATGAATTGAAGCAAGAGGAAAATTGGACGGTTTTGCAAGTTTCCCATGATATTGATATGGTAAACCGCCATTGCGATCGCGTCCTTTGTCTTAACCAAACCGTTGTCTGTACCGGACAACCAGAAATTGCTCTCTCACCCCAAAATCTCTTAGCTACCTACGGCCCAGGTTTTAGCCGCTACCAACATCACCATTAA
- a CDS encoding metal ABC transporter permease has translation MYLIYNYNLDWLAVASSSDLIDLLQFPFMQRAIAGAILMGILGGLLGSFVTLRQLSFFSHAVGHAALVGVVLGVLLQINPTWMLLPFTLVFGVIVLYLIDQTDLASDSVLSIVLSGALAIGVILTNLIQGYRGNLMSVLFGDILAIDATDLILTMLVLVASSIFLLSTLPQQILLTLNLDVAKVQGVPVQLYRYGFVVLLALAVAVAIKAVGVLLVNAFLVIPASTAKLMSHHFSNFLVLSTIVGATSSLVGIIVSGAFNLASGPSIVLVQFLLFVAVFTWVKLRWKSA, from the coding sequence GTGTATCTAATTTATAATTACAATCTCGACTGGTTAGCTGTAGCCAGTAGCAGTGATTTGATCGATTTGTTGCAATTCCCATTTATGCAGCGTGCGATCGCAGGTGCTATTCTCATGGGCATACTTGGGGGTTTGCTCGGCAGTTTTGTTACCTTGCGCCAGTTATCATTTTTTAGCCATGCTGTTGGTCATGCAGCATTGGTAGGTGTGGTATTGGGTGTGCTACTACAGATTAACCCCACTTGGATGCTGCTACCTTTTACCCTAGTGTTTGGGGTGATTGTTCTTTACTTGATTGATCAGACCGATTTAGCTAGTGATAGCGTACTCAGTATAGTGCTTTCGGGAGCATTAGCGATCGGCGTGATTTTGACGAATCTCATTCAAGGTTATCGCGGTAACTTAATGAGCGTGTTATTTGGCGATATTTTGGCGATTGATGCTACAGACTTGATTTTAACAATGCTGGTACTGGTAGCTAGCAGCATATTTTTACTATCAACCCTACCACAGCAAATTTTGTTGACGCTAAATTTAGATGTGGCAAAAGTTCAAGGTGTCCCCGTCCAATTGTACCGCTATGGGTTTGTGGTGTTGCTGGCACTGGCTGTAGCTGTCGCAATTAAAGCTGTAGGTGTTTTATTGGTGAACGCCTTTTTAGTGATTCCTGCTTCTACAGCTAAATTAATGAGTCACCACTTCAGCAACTTTCTCGTCTTATCAACAATAGTTGGTGCTACTAGTAGCCTAGTGGGGATTATTGTTTCCGGTGCTTTTAACTTAGCCTCCGGCCCTAGTATCGTGCTGGTTCAGTTTCTTTTGTTTGTGGCTGTGTTCACGTGGGTAAAATTGCGCTGGAAATCAGCATAA
- a CDS encoding prolyl oligopeptidase family serine peptidase, which produces MIYPHTHKNDQVDNYHGTLVADPYRWLEDPDSEETKAWVEAQNQITFTYLEEIPAREKIKQRLTKLWDYEKYGIPFKEGDNYFYFKNNGLQNQSVLYTLKSLDGERRVLLDPNKLSEDGTVALSGVAVSDNGKLLAYGLSTSGSDWKEWQVRDVETGEDLPDHIKWVKFSGVSWTQDNQGFFYSRYDEPNEKTKLEDVNYYQKLYYHRLGTPQTEDSLIYHRPDQQEWGFRGYVTEDGKYLIISVWLGTDSRNLVFYKDLAKNNAEVVELINQFEADYSFIDHDDSVFYFLTDLEALRGRVIAIDIKNPAKELWREIIPENEATLEGVNILNNQFVADYLKDAHSQIKFFDLNGTFIREVELPGLGSVGGFGGKRYDTETFYSFTSFTTPGTIYRYDMVTGKSEIFKQPIIDFNHDDYETKQVFYESKDGTQVSMFITHKKGMQLDGNNPTYLYAYGGFRASLTPSFSVNMLVWMEMGGVYAMPNLRGGGEYGEEWHQAGMKEKKQNVFDDFIAAAEWLIDHNYTKTAKLAIAGGSNGGLLVGACMTQRPELFGAALPAVGVMDMLRFHKFTIGWAWTAEYGSPDHPEDFPTLYAYSPLHNLKPGTAYPATLITTADHDDRVVPAHSFKFAATLQAAHVGDAPTLIRIETKAGHGAGKPTAKIIEEAADKWAFLFKNLDVDGN; this is translated from the coding sequence ATGATTTACCCCCATACCCATAAGAATGATCAAGTTGATAATTATCACGGTACTTTAGTTGCAGATCCTTACCGTTGGTTAGAAGACCCTGACTCAGAAGAAACAAAAGCTTGGGTTGAGGCACAAAATCAAATTACTTTCACTTACCTGGAAGAAATTCCTGCCAGAGAGAAAATCAAACAGCGTCTCACTAAACTTTGGGACTATGAAAAATATGGTATTCCCTTTAAAGAGGGAGATAATTATTTCTATTTCAAAAATAATGGACTGCAAAATCAAAGTGTTCTTTATACTTTAAAATCCCTCGATGGTGAACGAAGAGTTTTGCTAGACCCCAATAAATTATCTGAAGACGGGACTGTTGCTCTTTCAGGAGTTGCTGTTAGTGATAATGGTAAATTATTAGCTTATGGTTTATCTACTTCTGGTTCTGATTGGAAAGAATGGCAAGTGCGAGATGTAGAAACTGGTGAAGATTTACCAGATCATATCAAGTGGGTGAAATTTTCTGGTGTGTCTTGGACACAGGATAACCAAGGATTTTTCTACAGTCGTTATGATGAACCCAATGAAAAAACGAAACTAGAAGACGTTAACTATTATCAAAAGCTTTATTATCACCGTTTGGGTACACCTCAAACTGAAGATAGCCTAATTTATCATCGTCCTGATCAACAAGAGTGGGGGTTTCGTGGTTATGTAACGGAAGATGGTAAATATTTGATTATTTCTGTTTGGTTGGGAACTGATTCCCGAAATTTAGTTTTTTACAAAGATTTAGCTAAAAATAATGCAGAAGTTGTTGAACTAATTAATCAATTTGAAGCCGATTATAGTTTTATTGATCATGATGATAGTGTGTTCTATTTTCTCACTGATTTAGAAGCACTAAGGGGTAGAGTAATTGCGATTGATATTAAAAACCCTGCAAAGGAATTATGGCGAGAAATTATTCCTGAAAATGAGGCAACTTTAGAAGGGGTAAATATATTGAATAATCAGTTTGTGGCTGATTATTTAAAAGATGCTCACTCCCAAATTAAATTTTTTGACCTCAATGGTACATTTATTCGTGAGGTAGAATTACCTGGACTTGGTTCAGTTGGTGGGTTTGGTGGTAAGCGATATGATACAGAAACTTTTTATAGCTTCACCAGTTTCACAACACCAGGAACTATTTACCGCTATGACATGGTAACGGGAAAAAGTGAGATTTTTAAACAGCCAATTATAGATTTTAATCATGATGATTATGAAACCAAACAAGTTTTTTACGAGAGTAAAGACGGTACACAAGTATCGATGTTTATTACCCACAAAAAAGGGATGCAATTAGATGGGAATAATCCCACATATCTCTATGCTTATGGTGGTTTTAGGGCTTCACTCACTCCCAGTTTTTCTGTGAATATGTTGGTATGGATGGAGATGGGGGGTGTTTATGCGATGCCAAATCTGCGTGGTGGTGGAGAATATGGTGAAGAATGGCATCAAGCGGGGATGAAGGAGAAAAAGCAGAATGTTTTTGATGATTTTATTGCGGCGGCTGAGTGGCTGATTGATCATAATTACACAAAAACTGCAAAACTAGCGATCGCAGGTGGTAGCAATGGCGGTTTATTGGTCGGTGCTTGTATGACTCAGCGTCCTGAATTATTCGGTGCAGCTTTACCAGCCGTTGGTGTAATGGATATGTTGCGGTTTCATAAATTTACCATCGGCTGGGCTTGGACTGCTGAATATGGTTCGCCAGATCATCCCGAAGATTTCCCAACGCTTTACGCCTATTCACCTCTGCACAATCTCAAGCCAGGTACAGCCTACCCAGCTACCTTAATTACTACAGCAGATCATGATGATCGCGTTGTTCCTGCTCATAGTTTCAAATTTGCGGCAACTTTGCAAGCAGCTCATGTTGGGGATGCACCGACGCTGATTAGAATTGAGACGAAAGCGGGACACGGTGCAGGTAAACCTACAGCGAAAATCATTGAAGAAGCAGCAGATAAGTGGGCTTTTTTATTCAAGAATTTGGATGTTGATGGTAACTAA